One stretch of Cyanobium sp. Tous-M-B4 DNA includes these proteins:
- a CDS encoding ATP-binding cassette domain-containing protein encodes MTISASRSMLLRDLTLSAEAPMAFCVRLLLQQMLWTGRPDELFELIGSDPRQMDLVDARNLLLRLGYGSRIEGLESWNQLNPQLLPALYVGPDNVPYVLSRTSKGELVAGNVNGRVDLYSLPTGGRLVFLQDKGSTERVTLLQQILYRFTNRISVLYGISFVLALLAMTLPFYIRAIYNVSIPSTSVLSTFWIFLGVVLLFVLDWILRQWRTTLLSQLSGRLDALLGVNLVEKLFGLDYRQIETLGQHGLTNRLRNLDGLLAYLQGPLALACLDFPFVVIYLGAIAMIAGPLVFVPLVLMVLSGLLVWLLSRYYTGASELNLATGIGITQAQQELVNRFLEVKLANVEWVWLQRLRGLSAQSTSSGLTINRQVGRLQVLVSTTSQLASVLTLAIGVWMAYSSDQGPAAMGNLIAAMFFVFRVFTPFQQLMNALLRFDSMRKQYGQLDQFFKLRSSNRSAGALVSAPRMRGSILLDSAACRLGGEGALAITRVSLSVAPGELLAITGNAGCGKSTVLRVVDQLYPLVSGTLLFDGKDYRQFSAEAIQRNIAYLMPQSELLPGTIWSNLTAMNPDATVTGVRQICASLGLLDFLDGLPDGFDTPLTDEVAYQLPNGVRRLMALAQALIKDTPILLIDDISQGLAPDQFQAVLGALPSLRRCTFSGQDRSIILATDNKLLLEKADRLCILDKGVTSFQGTAEELRARMQQTPA; translated from the coding sequence ATGACTATTTCTGCTTCCCGCTCCATGTTGCTGCGCGATCTAACGCTCAGCGCGGAAGCGCCGATGGCCTTCTGCGTGCGGCTGCTGCTGCAGCAGATGCTCTGGACCGGCCGTCCCGATGAGCTGTTTGAGCTGATCGGCAGCGATCCCCGCCAGATGGACCTGGTGGATGCCCGCAACCTGCTGCTGAGGCTTGGCTACGGCAGCCGGATTGAAGGGCTGGAGAGCTGGAACCAGCTCAATCCCCAGCTGTTGCCTGCCCTTTATGTGGGCCCCGACAACGTGCCCTACGTGCTGTCGCGCACCAGCAAGGGAGAGCTGGTGGCGGGCAATGTCAATGGCCGAGTTGATCTCTACAGCCTGCCGACTGGCGGCCGGCTGGTTTTCCTGCAGGACAAGGGCAGCACCGAACGGGTGACCCTGCTGCAGCAAATCCTTTACCGCTTCACCAACCGGATCTCGGTGCTTTACGGCATCAGCTTTGTTCTGGCCCTGCTGGCCATGACCCTGCCCTTCTACATCCGGGCGATCTACAACGTTTCAATCCCGAGCACCAGCGTGCTCTCCACCTTCTGGATCTTCCTGGGGGTGGTGCTGCTGTTTGTGCTGGATTGGATCCTGCGCCAGTGGCGCACCACCTTGCTCTCCCAACTTTCGGGCCGGCTTGATGCCCTGCTGGGGGTGAATCTGGTGGAGAAGCTATTTGGTCTCGACTACCGCCAGATCGAGACCCTGGGCCAGCACGGCCTCACCAACCGGCTGCGCAATCTCGACGGCCTACTGGCTTACTTGCAGGGTCCCCTGGCCCTGGCCTGCCTGGATTTCCCCTTCGTGGTGATCTACCTGGGCGCCATCGCCATGATTGCGGGGCCGCTGGTGTTTGTGCCGCTGGTGCTGATGGTGCTCAGCGGCCTGCTGGTGTGGCTGCTTTCGCGCTACTACACCGGTGCCTCCGAGCTCAACTTGGCCACGGGCATCGGCATCACCCAGGCCCAGCAGGAGCTGGTGAATCGCTTCCTGGAAGTGAAGCTGGCCAATGTGGAGTGGGTGTGGCTGCAGCGTCTTAGGGGCCTGTCGGCCCAGAGCACCAGCAGTGGCCTCACGATCAACCGCCAGGTGGGCCGGCTGCAAGTGCTAGTTAGCACCACCTCCCAGCTCGCGAGCGTGCTCACCTTGGCTATCGGCGTCTGGATGGCCTATTCGAGTGATCAGGGCCCGGCGGCCATGGGCAACTTGATCGCCGCCATGTTCTTTGTGTTCAGAGTTTTTACGCCGTTTCAGCAGCTGATGAATGCTTTGCTGCGTTTCGATTCGATGCGCAAGCAATATGGCCAGCTGGATCAATTCTTCAAGCTGCGTAGCAGCAATCGTTCTGCCGGTGCCTTGGTGAGTGCGCCGCGGATGCGCGGCTCGATCCTGCTGGATTCAGCTGCCTGCCGGCTGGGCGGCGAAGGGGCATTGGCGATCACCCGGGTGTCGCTTTCGGTGGCGCCGGGCGAACTGCTGGCAATCACCGGCAATGCCGGCTGCGGCAAGAGCACGGTGCTGCGGGTTGTCGACCAGCTCTATCCGCTGGTGAGCGGCACCCTGCTGTTTGACGGCAAGGACTACCGCCAGTTCAGCGCCGAGGCGATCCAGCGCAACATCGCCTACCTGATGCCCCAGAGCGAGCTGCTGCCCGGCACGATCTGGAGCAACCTCACGGCGATGAATCCAGACGCCACCGTGACCGGGGTACGCCAGATCTGCGCCAGCCTGGGCCTGCTTGATTTCCTCGATGGTTTGCCGGATGGCTTCGATACGCCCCTCACCGATGAGGTTGCCTATCAGCTGCCCAACGGGGTGCGCCGGTTGATGGCCCTGGCCCAGGCCCTGATCAAGGACACGCCGATCCTGTTGATCGACGACATCAGCCAGGGCTTGGCCCCGGATCAGTTCCAGGCGGTGCTGGGGGCCCTGCCGTCGCTGCGTCGCTGCACCTTCAGCGGCCAGGACCGCAGCATCATCCTGGCCACCGACAACAAGTTGCTGCTGGAGAAGGCTGATCGTCTCTGCATCCTTGATAAAGGCGTCACCTCGTTCCAGGGCACGGCTGAGGAGCTGCGAGCGCGTATGCAACAGACACCCGCCTGA
- a CDS encoding ABC transporter transmembrane domain-containing protein, which translates to MVRTLEAREPNRSFWQALAQAPSLLINGIQDGWRTSRELIEELVNHRFFQSLREVDWSQYQLGPILIASVLINLLELASPLYINIVYTSVLPSGSMSSLVVMTVAVVLLMVLGGWLKTVRLGFTGSDGARLEHQRRLEGLAHFSQMRLSDYLSVSPATHLERLNSINLLRDESALQSLTTAIDLVFSLLFVLVLFLIAGSVGIVAVIAIVIYLLRALAFARDYEGISKQRDRLELERLSYQTKLMGSIDLIKSNGLGRQFLVGNEQRQEELAWQRMVNNNFSGKYQAFGSLMSQLTFAGIVTWGALLVIQGRLLVGALAAALLLAGKILNPWQQAMGLWNSYRRLAHSRDEYDALMATPVEAEGGDKKLDLSADGALSLAIDGQPLAVIPNGSVALLRDQQFGASARHLFMALIQIEPDPRLQLNGLPVASYHRDALRDGIAYVDPSRQFFEGTLLQNITSYQPRRYQRRALFWSFLTGLDAKVRGLPQGYNTAMGTSVPSGLSRDAQQLFQVVAALASSPQLLLLDLSDCSYGKEFIEGLQRILGRTKGRTTVLISGAGRVLGSVSDQQIDMPAQGREVLA; encoded by the coding sequence TTGGTACGCACCTTAGAGGCCAGAGAGCCGAACCGATCCTTCTGGCAGGCCCTAGCCCAGGCCCCAAGCCTGCTGATCAACGGGATCCAGGATGGCTGGCGCACCAGTAGGGAGCTGATCGAAGAGCTGGTTAACCACCGCTTTTTCCAGTCGCTTAGGGAGGTTGATTGGAGTCAGTATCAGCTTGGTCCCATTTTGATCGCCTCGGTGCTGATCAACCTGCTGGAACTGGCATCCCCCCTTTACATCAATATCGTTTACACCTCGGTTTTGCCGAGTGGCTCGATGTCGAGCCTGGTGGTGATGACCGTGGCCGTGGTGCTTTTGATGGTGCTGGGCGGCTGGCTCAAAACGGTCCGGCTTGGTTTCACCGGTAGTGACGGCGCCCGCTTAGAGCACCAGCGCCGCCTTGAGGGGCTGGCGCATTTCTCACAGATGCGCCTGAGCGATTACCTGAGCGTTTCGCCAGCTACCCACCTGGAGCGTCTCAACAGCATCAACCTGCTGCGCGATGAGAGTGCCCTGCAGTCGCTCACCACGGCGATCGACCTGGTGTTCTCGCTGCTGTTTGTGCTGGTGCTGTTCCTGATTGCAGGCAGCGTGGGCATCGTGGCCGTGATCGCCATTGTGATTTACCTGCTGCGGGCCCTGGCCTTCGCCCGCGACTACGAGGGGATCAGCAAGCAGCGCGACCGGCTGGAGCTGGAGCGGCTCAGCTACCAAACCAAGCTGATGGGCTCGATCGACCTGATCAAGTCGAATGGCCTCGGCCGTCAGTTTCTGGTGGGCAACGAGCAGCGCCAGGAGGAGCTGGCCTGGCAGCGCATGGTCAACAACAACTTCAGCGGCAAATATCAAGCCTTCGGTTCACTGATGAGCCAGCTCACCTTTGCGGGAATTGTTACCTGGGGTGCCCTGCTGGTGATCCAGGGAAGGCTGCTCGTGGGTGCCTTGGCCGCAGCCCTGCTGCTGGCCGGCAAGATTCTCAACCCTTGGCAGCAGGCCATGGGCCTGTGGAACAGCTACCGCCGCCTGGCCCATTCCCGCGATGAATACGACGCTCTAATGGCGACGCCGGTAGAAGCGGAAGGCGGTGATAAAAAACTTGACCTGAGCGCCGATGGTGCCCTCAGCCTGGCGATCGATGGCCAGCCCCTGGCGGTGATTCCCAATGGTTCGGTGGCCCTGCTGCGCGATCAGCAATTTGGTGCCAGCGCCCGCCACCTATTTATGGCCCTGATCCAGATCGAGCCCGATCCTCGTCTGCAGCTCAACGGCCTGCCGGTTGCCAGCTATCACCGCGATGCCCTGCGCGACGGCATCGCCTATGTGGATCCCTCGCGCCAGTTTTTTGAGGGCACCCTGCTGCAGAACATCACCAGCTATCAGCCGCGCCGCTACCAGCGCCGGGCCCTTTTCTGGTCATTCCTCACCGGCCTAGACGCCAAGGTGCGGGGTTTGCCCCAGGGTTACAACACGGCGATGGGCACTTCCGTGCCCTCGGGGCTGTCCCGCGATGCCCAGCAGTTGTTCCAGGTGGTCGCCGCCCTAGCCAGCTCCCCCCAGCTACTGCTGCTTGATCTGAGCGATTGCTCCTATGGCAAGGAATTCATCGAAGGCCTGCAACGCATTCTGGGCCGCACTAAGGGCCGCACGACCGTGCTGATCAGTGGCGCCGGACGGGTGCTCGGCTCGGTTAGTGACCAGCAAATCGATATGCCGGCCCAGGGCCGGGAGGTGCTCGCATGA